A region from the Trachemys scripta elegans isolate TJP31775 chromosome 22, CAS_Tse_1.0, whole genome shotgun sequence genome encodes:
- the LOC117869093 gene encoding coiled-coil domain-containing protein 8-like yields the protein MAQPGEARGRRGTWPALTAPVEASLRPPAVPALTARAGPALTARAGPVHTTSQSRARANSQSQASANSQSRASGNRQSRASANSQSRASANNQSQASGNSQSRASANSQSRASGNNQSRASANSQSRASANRQSRASANSQSRASANSQSRASGNSQSRASANSQSRASANSQSRASGNSQSRASANSQSRASANSQSRASGNNQSRASANSQSQASANRQSQASANSHNRASANRQSRASANSQSRARANSQSRASANNQSRARANSQSRASANRQSRASANSQSRARANSQSRASANSQSRASANNQSRARANSQSRASANSQSRASANNQSQASGNSQSRASANSQSRASANSQSRASGNNQSRASANSQSQASANRQSRASANSQSRASVNSQSRASANNQSRGQR from the coding sequence GTAGAGGCCAGCCTGCGCCCTCCTGCAGTGCCAGCGCTAACCGCCAGAGCCGGGCCAGCGCTAACAGCCAGAGCCGGGCCAGTGCACACTACCAGCCAGAGCCGGGCCAGGGCTAACAGCCAGAGCCAGGCCAGCGCTAACAGCCAGAGCCGGGCCAGCGGTAACCGCCAGAGCCGGGCCAGTGCTAACAGCCAGAGCCGGGCCAGTGCTAACAACCAGAGCCAGGCCAGCGGTAACAGCCAAAGCCGGGCCAGCGCTAACAGCCAAAGCCGGGCCAGCGGTAACAACCAGAGCCGGGCCAGCGCTAACAGCCAGAGCCGGGCCAGCGCTAACCGCCAGAGCCGGGCCAGCGCTAACAGCCAGAGCCGGGCCAGCGCTAACAGCCAGAGCCGGGCCAGCGGTAACAGCCAGAGCCGGGCCAGCGCTAACAGCCAGAGCCGGGCCAGTGCTAACAGCCAGAGCCGGGCCAGCGGTAACAGCCAAAGCCGGGCCAGCGCTAACAGCCAAAGCCGGGCCAGCGCTAACAGCCAGAGCCGGGCCAGTGGTAACAACCAGAGCCGGGCCAGCGCTAACAGCCAGAGCCAGGCCAGCGCTAACCGCCAGAGCCAGGCCAGCGCTAACAGCCATAACCGGGCCAGCGCTAACCGCCAGAGCCGGGCCAGCGCTAACAGCCAGAGCCGGGCCAGGGCTAACAGCCAGAGCCGGGCCAGTGCTAACAACCAGAGCCGGGCCAGGGCTAACAGCCAGAGCCGGGCCAGCGCTAACCGCCAGAGCCGGGCCAGCGCTAACAGCCAGAGCCGGGCCAGGGCTAACAGCCAGAGCCGGGCCAGCGCTAACAGCCAGAGCCGGGCCAGCGCTAACAACCAGAGCCGGGCCAGGGCTAACAGCCAGAGCCGGGCCAGCGCTAACAGCCAGAGCCGGGCCAGTGCTAACAACCAGAGCCAGGCCAGCGGTAACAGCCAAAGCCGGGCCAGCGCTAACAGCCAAAGCCGGGCCAGCGCTAACAGCCAGAGCCGGGCCAGTGGTAACAACCAGAGCCGGGCCAGCGCTAACAGCCAGAGCCAGGCCAGCGCTAACCGCCAGAGCCGGGCCAGCGCTAACAGCCAGAGCCGGGCCAGTGTTAACAGCCAGAGCCGGGCCAGTGCTAACAACCAGAGCCGGGGCCAGCGCTAA